A part of Aquaspirillum sp. LM1 genomic DNA contains:
- the ggt gene encoding gamma-glutamyltransferase — protein MSVLSKVFAHGRLASLMLALWATSVAHAEAPPPEAASGLASVTQPVAFDHAMIVTANPLASDAGAAILRQGGSAVDALIAAQWVLGLVEPQSSGLGGGGFLLSHTARDGVQSWDGRETAPAQARPDRFLDDAGQPLPFAEAVASGKAVGAPGLVAMLYAAHRQQGRLPWAALAQPAIRLAERGFAVSPRLHVLLSKETRLQADPQARRYFFTADGQPQPVGSVLRNPAYANTLRRIARQGPAGFYRGPVAADMVRAVQHHPTPGDLTLADLAGYQPRQRAPLCGPYRRWQICGMGAPSSGGVAVLQILGLLARFDLSQTPPLSADAAHLYSEAGRLAFADRERYLADPDQVAVPQAALVSPAYLAARSQLIDPISSHGPARAGEPDGVQLSAWGRDQSPELPSTTHLVAFDRHGNAASMTSSVEDAFGSRIMVRGFLLNNQLTDFSFRPDDQGVPVANRVAPGKRPRSAMSPTLVLDDQGKVQMAVGSPGGSLIIHYVARSLLALTEWQLDPQAVVNLPHYGSRNGPTELEADRGLEALADTLRQRGHVVKLLPMTSGTSIAVRRPEGGYLGGADPRREGKVAGY, from the coding sequence ATGTCCGTCTTGTCAAAAGTGTTTGCCCATGGCCGCCTCGCCAGCCTGATGCTAGCGCTGTGGGCCACCAGTGTGGCCCACGCCGAAGCGCCGCCGCCAGAAGCGGCCAGTGGGCTGGCCAGCGTCACCCAGCCGGTGGCGTTTGACCACGCCATGATTGTCACCGCCAATCCGCTGGCCAGCGACGCCGGCGCGGCCATCTTGCGCCAGGGCGGCAGCGCGGTGGACGCGCTGATTGCCGCGCAATGGGTGCTGGGCCTGGTCGAGCCGCAATCGTCCGGGCTGGGCGGCGGCGGCTTCTTGCTCAGCCACACCGCCCGTGATGGCGTGCAAAGCTGGGATGGCCGGGAAACCGCACCGGCCCAGGCGCGGCCCGACCGCTTTCTGGATGACGCCGGCCAGCCGCTGCCATTTGCCGAAGCCGTCGCCAGTGGCAAGGCGGTGGGTGCGCCCGGCCTGGTGGCCATGCTCTACGCCGCCCACCGTCAGCAAGGCCGGCTGCCGTGGGCTGCACTGGCGCAACCGGCCATTCGCCTGGCCGAGCGCGGCTTTGCCGTCTCGCCGCGCCTGCATGTGCTGCTGAGCAAGGAAACCCGGCTACAGGCTGACCCTCAGGCGCGGCGCTATTTCTTTACCGCCGATGGCCAGCCACAGCCAGTGGGGAGCGTGCTGCGCAACCCGGCCTACGCCAACACCCTGCGCCGGATTGCCCGCCAGGGGCCTGCCGGATTTTATCGCGGGCCGGTGGCCGCCGACATGGTGCGCGCGGTGCAGCACCACCCCACGCCGGGCGATTTGACCCTGGCCGATCTGGCCGGTTATCAGCCCCGCCAGCGCGCGCCGCTGTGCGGGCCGTACCGCCGCTGGCAGATTTGCGGCATGGGCGCGCCCAGCTCCGGCGGGGTGGCGGTGTTGCAGATTCTTGGCCTGCTGGCGCGCTTTGACCTGAGCCAGACGCCACCGCTGTCGGCTGACGCCGCGCATCTGTACAGCGAAGCGGGCCGGCTGGCATTTGCCGACCGCGAACGCTACCTGGCCGACCCCGACCAGGTGGCGGTGCCGCAAGCGGCGCTGGTGTCGCCGGCCTATCTGGCGGCACGCAGCCAGCTGATTGACCCGATCAGCAGCCATGGCCCGGCCCGCGCCGGCGAGCCTGACGGCGTGCAGCTCAGTGCCTGGGGCCGAGATCAATCGCCAGAACTGCCGTCCACCACCCATCTGGTGGCGTTTGACCGCCATGGCAATGCCGCGTCGATGACCAGTTCGGTAGAAGATGCCTTTGGCAGCCGGATCATGGTGCGCGGCTTTTTGCTGAACAACCAGCTGACCGATTTTTCGTTCCGTCCGGACGATCAGGGCGTGCCGGTGGCCAATCGGGTGGCACCGGGCAAACGCCCGCGCAGCGCCATGTCGCCCACGCTGGTGCTGGACGATCAAGGCAAGGTGCAGATGGCCGTGGGCTCGCCGGGCGGCAGCCTGATTATTCACTACGTGGCGCGCTCGCTGCTGGCGCTGACCGAGTGGCAGCTCGACCCGCAGGCGGTGGTCAACCTGCCGCATTACGGCAGCCGCAACGGCCCCACCGAGCTGGAAGCCGACCGGGGGCTGGAAGCGCTGGCCGACACGCTGCGCCAGCGCGGGCATGTGGTCAAGCTGCTGCCGATGACCAGCGGCACCTCAATTGCCGTGCGCCGGCCTGAAGGCGGCTATCTGGGCGGGGCCGACCCGCGCCGGGAAGGCAAGGTGGCCGGGTATTGA
- a CDS encoding helix-turn-helix transcriptional regulator: MDTHTAAQLFDVLSSPVRLEIYRQLVKAGRDGRVAGELSSALDIAPSNLSFHLKALSHADMVSARAEGRFLRYRANLGQMLNLVDFLSESCCEGHADYCTTLRAQSRCQPMLQLVES; this comes from the coding sequence ATGGATACCCACACTGCCGCCCAGTTGTTTGATGTCCTGTCGTCGCCGGTGCGCCTGGAAATTTACCGCCAGTTGGTCAAGGCTGGCCGCGATGGCCGGGTGGCGGGCGAGCTATCCAGCGCGCTGGACATTGCGCCAAGCAATTTGTCATTTCATCTCAAGGCGCTGTCGCACGCCGACATGGTCAGCGCCCGCGCCGAAGGCCGCTTTTTGCGCTACCGGGCCAATCTGGGCCAGATGCTCAATCTGGTGGATTTTCTCAGTGAGTCATGCTGCGAAGGGCATGCCGATTATTGCACCACCCTGCGCGCCCAGTCGCGCTGCCAGCCGATGCTGCAGCTGGTGGAATCCTGA